The window AAGCGGCCAGGGCAAACTTTTTTCCCACACTTACCTTAACGCCTTACGCCGGTTATAACAGCTTTAACGCGGGCTTGCTGTTTAACCCCGGCTCGTTTACCTATGGGTTGATTGGCGGGCTTACAGCGCCTGTATTTAACCGCAAGGGCATAAAGGCCGAATATGAACGTACCATTGCCGAAGAAAAGATAGCGGTTTATAATTACCAGAAAACTATCCTATCGGGTTTCCAGGAGGTTAACAATAACCTGAGCGGCATCGGCAATTATAAACAGGCCTTTGAATTTAAACAACAGGAGCTGCAGGCGCTCAACAACGCGCTATCGGTAGCTAATGATCTTTACCTGGTTGGCCGCGCCAATTACCTCGAGATCATCACCGCCCAACGCAGCGTACTGGATGCCGAACTGGAACTAACCAGCATTAAGCGAAATATATTCTTAAGCTCGGTGAATTTGTACCAGGCGGTAGGAGGGGGGTGGCGGTAGGTTGATAGGTTGCGTACGTTGTTTTGAGGTAAAAACTACCATATCGTAGACCTATAATACGATGCATGGGACATATCCAATTTTCCTGTCATCCTGAGGTACGAAGGATCTATCAGTTATGCATGACCGCTAGAAAAGTTCGCGAATAGATCCTTCATACCTACCCATGAAATGTTGTAAACACCTCCCTTTATCATTCTGAGTAACCACCAGCTTAGGCTGGAAAAAACAGTTATGACATCGTTGCAAATGGGGCTGTTGTAGACGCAATAATATTTTGTGGATCCATTTAAAAAAAGCGGAGGAAATGTGCGATTCCCCTCTCGAGAGGGGCGGAGGGGTGTGTTTATGTACGCGCGATAAAACGCGGAAAAACACACCCCTGCTAACGCGCTTCCCATCCCGCCCCCTCTCGAGAGGGGAATAAAACATAGGATACGCCTAATTGCATTTCATACATTAGAAGCTAAAAAATATATTTGATAATCAACAACTTAAAAACACGTCATTATAAACGGAGTGAAGAGTCTGTTAACCGACATGCATCACCGACGGAAAAGTTCGCGAATAGATCCTTCACTACGTTCAGGATGACAGTTCTCTTATTGTATGTCATTCCCCCTTAAGAATTTCACGAAATTTTACAACTCAAGATGACAGTCGTTTATTTTTAAATGTCGCTTTCTCTTTGGAATCCGCGAATTTTACTACCCGACAGGTTATTGAAACCTAAAGCCAACACGCAGTCCCATTTTTTAGTTTTACCTGATGGGCACCCAATGGTAATTTTGGCTTTCTCCGGTTATCAGCAATTATCTTTTCTTCAAAAATTCCGTTTTAAGCACAATACTCATACCGTCAATTTTGCAGTCAACTTCTTTGTCTTCATCCGTAGAGCGAGTTTTTTTTACCGGCGTACCTTGTTTAAGCGCTACGCCGCCTTTAACTTTTAAACTTTGATGTGTGTTACCGAATCGCCATCGTTCAGGATGTTTCCGTTGCTGTCTTTTACGTTTGATACGCTATTATGCATTTGTATTAAAGTAAAAAGCCCGATACAAATACCGGGCTTTTTGATATTATTTAGATTTTAAAAATGACAAGAAAAATCCTGTCAATCCTGTATAATCCTTAAATCGTGTTATTATTTAGTAACGTACATTACCTCTTTAACGGCTTTAACAACCCTTTCAGGGTTTGGCAGGTATTCCTGTATTAAAGTTGGCGCATAAGGCAACGGAACATCGCCACCCATAATACGCAGAATAGGCGCATCAAGGTAATCAAAAGCATCTTTTTGTACTTTAAAAGCAACCTCGGTAGCAATTGAACCTAAAGGCCAGCTTTCTTCGATAATTACCAAACGGTTTGTTTTTTTAACCGAGTTGATTACTGTTTCGTAATCAATAGGGCGTACAGTACGCAAATCTATCACTTCGGCGTTGATGCCTTCTTTTGCCAACTCGGCAGCGGCAGCAATAACCACTTTCATGATCTTGCCGAAACCAACCAAAGTTACATCGGTACCTTCTGTTACCACTTTGGCTTTACCCAATGGGATATAGTAAGTTTCTTCAGGAACTTCGCCCTTATCGCCATACATTAATTCCGACTCCATGAAAATAACCGGATCCGGATCCAATATTGCAGATTTTAATAAGCCTTTTGCATCGTAAGGGTTTGATGGAACAACAACCTTTAAACCCGGGCAGTTGGCATACCAGTTTTCAAAGCACTGTGAGTGCTGCGAACTAAGCATACCTGCATTACCGGTTGGCCCACGGAAAACGATTGGCACAGAAAACTGGCCACCGCTCATCGACATGATTTTGGCCGCACCGTTGATGATCTGATCGATAGCCACTAACGAAAAGTTAAAGGTCATGAACTCGATGATCGGGCGTAAGCCATTCATAGCCGAACCGATACCAATACCGGCAAAGCCTAATTCAGAGATGGGCGTATCAATAACGCGTTTAGCACCAAATTCATCCAGCATACCCTGGCTTACTTTGTAGGCACCATTATATTCGGCAACCTCTTCACCCATCAGGTATATATTTCCGTCGTTGCGCATTTCTTCGACCATAGCCTCACGTAGCGCTTCTCTGAATTGTATTTCTCTCATTATATTGTATAAATGATGTTTTTTGCGACCGCAAATATAATCACTAATGTGTTAAATGCAATTGCCACCCATGCACTTTACATTTTTAGTACACATATTTTACAAATTGTACTTACATTGCCTGTATAAACCCTGCCACAATGAAATTCCCATCCATAAAAACGCTTGCCGAAGGTTTTTTAATTACTATAAAACGTTACCCATTCGAGCTATTCTTTGCCCTTATTGGCACTTTGGCGGGCACTACCGAGGTTGAATTACGGCATTTGAACCGGGTACATGAAGGCTGGCTGATGCGCGGTGTGATGACGGCCAACCTGGGTTTGCTTTTAAGCCTGTCGGCAACGCTTTTTACGCAAAGCCGGCAGTTTAGCAAACAAAGTAAATTCATTATAAAAATCATAACTGCACT is drawn from Mucilaginibacter ginsenosidivorax and contains these coding sequences:
- a CDS encoding pyruvate dehydrogenase complex E1 component subunit beta, which gives rise to MREIQFREALREAMVEEMRNDGNIYLMGEEVAEYNGAYKVSQGMLDEFGAKRVIDTPISELGFAGIGIGSAMNGLRPIIEFMTFNFSLVAIDQIINGAAKIMSMSGGQFSVPIVFRGPTGNAGMLSSQHSQCFENWYANCPGLKVVVPSNPYDAKGLLKSAILDPDPVIFMESELMYGDKGEVPEETYYIPLGKAKVVTEGTDVTLVGFGKIMKVVIAAAAELAKEGINAEVIDLRTVRPIDYETVINSVKKTNRLVIIEESWPLGSIATEVAFKVQKDAFDYLDAPILRIMGGDVPLPYAPTLIQEYLPNPERVVKAVKEVMYVTK